Proteins encoded within one genomic window of Desulfonatronospira thiodismutans ASO3-1:
- the tnpC gene encoding IS66 family transposase, with product MDINNLPDDKDALKDIVADYHQQLIYLQEKLNFLQKAIYGSKSDKKPKCGSKETWPMMPGLVEMETEVETPQEKTITIPEHSRKKRGRKPIPKDLPRKDIIHDLSGEEKICPCGVELSPIGQEVSEKLDYIPARLIVNRYIRLKYACKNCEGAEDDQGAVKIAPMPEQLIPQGIVTPGLMAHIITAKFVDGLPFYRQCKQLLRLGIDISRSTMVSWAMHAARVCEPFLDLFKKEIMLGFQVGIDETPVQVLDEPGRSNTSKSYMWVFLGGHPENPTVLYDYHPTRSGLALDFLQDYQGYIQSDGYAVYNDLGDKPGIFHVGCLAHVRRKFMDVVKLSKKQKHKGGTAQEILNLIAKLYILEQSFETRKLKPDRIQEERQEKSIPILNQIKTLLDERSKTTPDKSKLGTAINYALNQWDRVVRYTLDGRLRPDNNLVENAIRPFALGRKNWLFAGHPNGAKAGAMYFSLVETAKKNGLEPYAYLRHLFENLPLAKTEQDLKALMPQYIDPEVLPSPTAC from the coding sequence ATGGACATCAACAACTTGCCAGATGATAAGGATGCGCTCAAAGATATCGTTGCTGACTACCACCAGCAACTTATCTACCTGCAGGAGAAACTGAACTTCCTGCAAAAAGCCATCTATGGGTCCAAATCCGATAAAAAACCCAAATGCGGCTCCAAAGAGACCTGGCCCATGATGCCTGGCCTTGTTGAGATGGAAACCGAGGTGGAAACGCCCCAGGAAAAAACCATCACCATACCTGAACATTCCCGTAAGAAACGTGGCCGCAAGCCCATCCCCAAGGATCTTCCCAGAAAGGATATAATCCATGACCTCTCTGGGGAGGAAAAGATATGCCCCTGCGGAGTCGAGCTAAGCCCGATAGGTCAGGAAGTAAGCGAAAAACTGGATTATATCCCTGCCAGGCTGATTGTTAATCGCTACATCCGTCTCAAATACGCCTGCAAAAACTGCGAGGGAGCCGAAGATGATCAGGGTGCAGTCAAAATAGCTCCCATGCCGGAACAGCTGATCCCCCAGGGCATAGTGACTCCAGGTCTTATGGCTCATATCATCACAGCCAAGTTTGTGGACGGCCTACCCTTTTATCGCCAGTGCAAGCAGCTTTTAAGGCTGGGCATTGATATCTCCCGTTCCACCATGGTCTCCTGGGCCATGCATGCGGCCAGGGTCTGCGAGCCTTTCCTGGATCTGTTCAAAAAGGAGATCATGCTCGGATTCCAGGTGGGCATAGACGAGACCCCGGTACAGGTACTTGATGAACCGGGCCGGTCCAACACTTCCAAGTCATATATGTGGGTTTTCCTTGGCGGCCATCCTGAAAATCCCACTGTCCTTTATGATTATCATCCCACGCGAAGCGGTCTGGCCCTGGATTTCCTCCAGGACTATCAAGGTTATATTCAAAGTGACGGCTATGCAGTCTACAACGACCTGGGCGACAAGCCGGGCATATTCCATGTAGGATGCCTGGCCCATGTCCGGCGCAAGTTTATGGATGTGGTCAAACTCTCCAAGAAACAAAAGCACAAGGGCGGAACCGCCCAGGAAATCCTGAACCTTATCGCCAAGCTATATATCCTGGAACAGTCCTTTGAAACCAGAAAGCTAAAGCCCGACCGGATACAGGAAGAACGTCAGGAAAAAAGTATACCCATACTAAACCAGATAAAAACTCTGCTGGACGAAAGAAGTAAAACCACCCCGGACAAAAGCAAACTGGGCACGGCCATAAATTATGCCCTGAACCAGTGGGACAGAGTGGTGCGCTATACACTGGATGGCCGGCTGCGGCCTGACAATAATCTGGTGGAAAACGCCATCAGACCCTTCGCCCTGGGACGCAAGAACTGGCTTTTTGCCGGACATCCCAATGGAGCCAAGGCAGGCGCTATGTACTTCTCCCTGGTGGAGACAGCCAAAAAGAACGGCCTGGAGCCTTACGCATACTTACGCCACCTGTTTGAAAACTTGCCCCTGGCCAAGACCGAGCAGGATCTGAAGGCCCTTATGCCTCAGTACATAGATCCGGAAGTCCTGCCTTCCCCCACTGCCTGCTGA
- the htpX gene encoding protease HtpX encodes MKRVALFIGTNIAILVVLLIVTSILGVNNYLDETGTGLNLTHLLIFAAILGFGGSFISLVISKWMAKRLTGAKVIDRPNNEVENWLLQTVRRQASRAGIGMPEVAIFDSQAPNAFATGMKRDAALVAVSTGLLKNMNQDEVEAVLGHEISHVANGDMITLTLIQGVVNTFVIFLSRIVGHFVDRVILKNEEGHGLGFFVTTLVAQIVFGILASTIVMWFSRQREFRADAGGAQLAGSGKMISALEKLQKGAQEPLPDQMASFGINGKKDYGWKMLFMSHPPIEHRIEALKRSNPQ; translated from the coding sequence ATGAAAAGAGTCGCTTTATTTATAGGCACAAACATAGCTATCCTGGTGGTGCTGCTTATTGTCACATCTATTCTGGGTGTGAACAATTACCTGGATGAGACCGGGACAGGACTGAATCTGACCCACCTTCTGATTTTTGCAGCCATACTTGGTTTCGGCGGATCATTTATATCCTTGGTCATATCCAAGTGGATGGCCAAGCGTCTCACCGGAGCCAAGGTGATAGACAGGCCCAACAACGAGGTGGAGAACTGGCTTCTGCAGACTGTCAGGCGTCAGGCTTCCAGGGCAGGGATCGGCATGCCCGAAGTGGCCATATTTGATTCCCAGGCTCCCAATGCCTTTGCCACAGGCATGAAAAGGGATGCGGCCTTAGTGGCGGTGAGTACAGGTCTTTTGAAGAATATGAACCAGGACGAGGTAGAAGCTGTCCTGGGGCACGAGATAAGCCATGTGGCCAACGGGGACATGATAACCCTGACCCTTATCCAGGGTGTGGTGAACACCTTTGTTATTTTCCTGTCCAGGATTGTGGGGCATTTCGTGGACCGGGTCATCTTGAAAAACGAAGAAGGGCACGGTCTTGGTTTTTTTGTGACCACCCTGGTTGCCCAGATAGTTTTCGGTATCCTGGCCAGCACCATAGTCATGTGGTTCAGCAGGCAGCGTGAATTCAGGGCAGATGCCGGTGGGGCTCAATTGGCCGGTTCCGGCAAAATGATCTCCGCCCTGGAAAAACTTCAGAAGGGTGCACAGGAGCCGCTTCCTGACCAGATGGCTTCCTTCGGCATCAACGGCAAAAAGGACTACGGCTGGAAGATGCTGTTCATGAGTCATCCGCCTATTGAGCACCGCATTGAAGCCTTGAAAAGATCAAATCCCCAGTAG
- a CDS encoding HDIG domain-containing metalloprotein, which produces MLSREKALDMVREKVQEENLVRHSLATEAVMRSLARRLDQDVETWGLTGLLHDLDYTLTQEDYSRHGLESAQMLQDQLPPEAVRAIEAHAAELNHAPAPSSTLDHALRCAETVTGLVMAAALVRPEKLSGMKAKSLKKKMKDKAFAASVNRAIIAEHEKLGLDQNEFLSLSIQAMEEIAPDLGLGQS; this is translated from the coding sequence ATGCTCAGCAGAGAAAAAGCCCTGGATATGGTCAGGGAAAAGGTGCAGGAAGAAAATCTTGTCAGGCACAGCCTGGCCACGGAAGCAGTCATGCGCAGCCTGGCCCGAAGACTTGACCAGGACGTTGAAACCTGGGGACTGACCGGCCTTCTGCACGACCTGGACTATACCCTGACTCAGGAGGATTACTCCAGGCACGGCCTGGAAAGTGCGCAAATGCTCCAGGACCAGTTGCCCCCCGAAGCCGTCAGGGCCATTGAAGCCCATGCCGCAGAACTGAATCATGCCCCGGCCCCCTCCAGCACCCTGGACCATGCCCTGCGCTGTGCTGAAACAGTAACCGGACTGGTCATGGCCGCGGCCCTGGTTCGCCCTGAAAAACTGTCCGGCATGAAGGCCAAAAGCCTGAAGAAAAAGATGAAGGACAAGGCCTTTGCCGCTTCGGTAAACAGGGCCATCATTGCTGAACATGAAAAGCTGGGCCTGGATCAAAACGAATTTCTGTCCCTGTCCATCCAGGCCATGGAGGAAATCGCCCCGGACCTGGGGCTGGGTCAATCCTGA
- the hemC gene encoding hydroxymethylbilane synthase, with the protein MKKVVIATRGSKLALWQAEHISSRLRERYSGLEVELLKVKTTGDKILDVPLAKVGGKGLFVKEIEEALMDGRADIAVHSMKDMPAELPRGLKLGIIPERESRFDVLLSTSYPDISSLPTGATVGTSSLRRQAQILHMRPDLEIQMLRGNLDTRLRKLKEGIYDAIIVAAAGMSRLNMHADYVTELSPPYFLPAVGQGALGIEYLQDRQELDELLGFMDDFSTRYCIECERAFLAELEGGCQVPIACYCRHEGNNIQATGLVCDLKGERMIRKSVSGKPKDARSLGVDMARQVLEAGGREILAELYACQDDNQD; encoded by the coding sequence ATGAAAAAAGTTGTCATAGCCACGCGGGGCAGCAAGCTGGCCCTGTGGCAGGCGGAACATATATCCTCGCGCCTGAGGGAGCGCTACTCCGGGCTGGAAGTGGAGCTTTTGAAGGTAAAGACCACCGGGGACAAGATACTTGATGTGCCTCTGGCCAAGGTCGGGGGTAAGGGGCTTTTCGTCAAGGAGATTGAAGAGGCCCTCATGGACGGTCGAGCCGACATAGCGGTGCACAGCATGAAAGATATGCCGGCTGAGCTTCCCCGGGGGCTGAAGCTTGGAATAATCCCTGAAAGAGAATCCAGGTTCGATGTTCTGCTGTCCACCAGTTATCCTGATATCAGTTCCCTGCCCACCGGGGCCACCGTGGGAACTTCCAGCCTCAGACGCCAGGCCCAGATACTGCACATGAGGCCGGACCTGGAGATTCAGATGCTTCGCGGCAACCTGGATACCAGGCTCAGGAAGTTAAAGGAAGGTATTTATGATGCAATCATTGTGGCTGCTGCCGGAATGAGCAGGTTGAACATGCATGCCGATTATGTGACTGAACTGTCTCCGCCTTATTTTCTGCCGGCAGTGGGGCAGGGGGCCCTGGGTATAGAATACCTGCAGGACCGCCAAGAGCTGGATGAGCTCCTGGGGTTTATGGATGACTTCAGCACAAGGTACTGTATAGAATGTGAACGGGCCTTTCTGGCGGAACTGGAGGGCGGCTGCCAGGTGCCCATAGCCTGCTACTGCCGGCATGAAGGCAACAATATTCAGGCCACCGGGCTTGTCTGCGACCTCAAGGGTGAGAGGATGATCCGCAAGAGTGTTTCAGGCAAACCCAAGGACGCGCGCAGCCTGGGAGTTGATATGGCCAGGCAGGTCCTGGAGGCGGGAGGACGGGAAATCCTGGCGGAACTTTATGCCTGCCAGGATGATAATCAGGATTGA
- a CDS encoding acyl-CoA thioesterase: protein MNNYTLVRPEHLNHHGFLFGGVMLKWVDEFAWLAASKEYRGCKLVTIAMNEIRFTEQVPNGSILRFNIEFCSQGKSSVTYDVNVYSDRPGGEQEVKVFANKITFVRVDSLGHKTPLPPRSEIKAWPEV from the coding sequence ATGAACAATTATACCCTTGTCAGGCCGGAACACCTGAATCACCATGGTTTTTTATTCGGCGGGGTCATGCTCAAATGGGTGGACGAGTTCGCCTGGCTGGCCGCCAGCAAGGAATACCGAGGGTGCAAGCTGGTGACCATTGCCATGAACGAGATTCGCTTCACCGAGCAGGTGCCCAACGGGTCCATCCTGCGGTTTAATATCGAATTCTGCAGCCAGGGCAAGTCCTCGGTGACCTATGATGTAAATGTCTATTCCGACAGGCCGGGAGGCGAGCAGGAAGTAAAGGTTTTTGCCAACAAAATCACCTTTGTCCGGGTGGATTCCCTGGGGCACAAGACCCCGCTTCCGCCCAGAAGCGAAATAAAGGCCTGGCCTGAGGTATGA